Proteins encoded by one window of Primulina huaijiensis isolate GDHJ02 chromosome 1, ASM1229523v2, whole genome shotgun sequence:
- the LOC140972816 gene encoding uncharacterized protein, which produces MIDLSSCLSESAIQISDRTSCSKNSNVSCMISPNSTPSTQNTVTCLYRTILSTRKKILITVTWSKNSLSQGLSITIGEDPSISFKVNTNPRLFRKLKGSKSLEFQGCKVEVFWDFSSARYRSVHEPEPDDGYYIFITFDSELGMFLGDKARETLQKQEKSGPRMAKFSLITRHEHFSGNSHYQTRAKFCETGAAHDILIRRSGELEGRKNSELSVSIDKKTVIRVRSLQWNFRGNQTIFLDGLLVDLMWNVHDWFCNPDSGHGVFMFRTRSGRDSRLWMEEKILHKDEKEEFSLMIFAACKNM; this is translated from the coding sequence ATGATAGACCTCTCATCTTGTTTAAGTGAATCTGCAATACAGATCTCTGATAGGACTTCATGTTCAAAAAACTCAAATGTTTCTTGTATGATATCTCCGAATTCCACTCCTTCGACTCAAAATACTGTCACTTGTTTATACAGAACGATCCTCTCCACTCGTAAGAAGATTTTGATCACAGTTACATGGAGCAAGAATAGTTTGTCTCAGGGATTGAGCATAACAATTGGCGAAGATCCATCAATCTCATTCAAGGTCAACACGAATCCGAGATTATTCAGAAAATTAAAAGGCAGCAAATCACTTGAATTCCAGGGCTGCAAGGTTGAAGTTTTCTGGGATTTTTCGTCAGCCCGGTACCGATCGGTGCACGAACCCGAGCCGGATGACGGCTATTATATCTTCATCACGTTTGACTCCGAACTTGGCATGTTTCTTGGAGACAAGGCTCGAGAAACCCTACAAAAGCAGGAGAAATCTGGTCCTCGGATGGCGAAATTCTCATTGATCACCCGTCATGAACATTTTTCAGGCAATTCCCATTACCAAACCAGGGCTAAATTCTGCGAAACCGGGGCTGCACACGACATTTTGATACGCAGAAGTGGAGAACTCGAAGGTCGGAAGAATTCGGAGCTATCGGTTTCCATTGATAAGAAGACGGTGATTCGTGTGAGGAGTCTGCAGTGGAATTTCCGGGGAAACCAGACGattttcttggatggattgCTTGTTGATTTGATGTGGAATGTTCATGATTGGTTCTGTAATCCCGATTCTGGACATGGGGTGTTTATGTTCAGGACCAGAAGTGGAAGGGACAGCAGATTGTGGATGGAGGAGAAGATCTTGCACAAAGATGAAAAGGAAGAATTTTCACTGATGATCTTTGCAGCCTGTAAGAATATGtaa
- the LOC140972818 gene encoding ethylene-responsive transcription factor ERF027-like — MDFDQENQWWNPSSSSVDHDHALVTEADPDEKSSIASMHKKRGGRKINRRLSEVRDPNKKSTISSGNPEMAVVAHDMAAVTLRGKVPLLDFSTSVCPPGMVSCADDIRKAARYSSCSSSSSCIMSEFPAEKYAPVDKISNASMMDLWGSNVGCDHGNIEFVDEEAVFNMPDLVNSMAEGMLLTPPAMKRGFKWEDIDDDYTYLDLWGNS; from the coding sequence ATGGATTTTGATCAAGAAAACCAGTGGTGGAATCCATcttcttcatcagttgatcATGATCATGCGCTTGTTACGGAAGCAGACCCTGATGAGAAATCGAGCATTGCATCCATGCACAAGAAAAGGGGTGGACGGAAAATAAACAGGAGGCTCTCTGAAGTGCGTGATCCCAACAAGAAATCAACAATATCCTCCGGTAACCCTGAGATGGCGGTGGTCGCACATGACATGGCAGCCGTAACGTTGCGTGGTAAGGTCCCACTGCTGGATTTCTCTACTTCTGTCTGCCCCCCTGGGATGGTGTCTTGCGCCGATGATATTCGAAAGGCTGCTAGGTATTCCTCATGTTCTAGTTCTTCTAGTTGTATTATGAGTGAATTCCCTGCAGAAAAATATGCTCCCGTAGACAAGATTTCGAATGCTTCGATGATGGATTTGTGGGGAAGTAACGTTGGTTGTGATCACGGGAATATCGAATTTGTGGACGAGGAGGCGGTGTTTAACATGCCGGATTTGGTGAATAGCATGGCGGAGGGAATGCTGCTGACTCCACCGGCTATGAAAAGAGGATTCAAATGGGAAGACATAGATGATGACTACACTTACTTGGATTTGTGGGGAAATTCATAA